In one Nicotiana sylvestris chromosome 8, ASM39365v2, whole genome shotgun sequence genomic region, the following are encoded:
- the LOC104247907 gene encoding cathecol O-methyltransferase 1-like — MESSTKSQIPTQTEEERNCTYAMQLLTSSVLPFVLNSTVQLEVFEILAKANDTKLSASQIVTQIPNCKNPDAATMLDRMLFVLASYSLFTCSIVEEENGGSKRVYGLSQVGKFFVRDEDGASMGPLLALLQDKVFINSWVHGVCAFEYSKSDPKFNDVFNKAMINHTTVVMKKILENYKGFENLKTLVDVGGGLGINLKMIASKYPTIKGTNFDLPHVVQHAPSYPGTLISFLFYWVEHVGGDMFESVPEGDAIFMKWILHDWSDSHNLKLLKNCYKALPDNGKVIVVEAILPVKPDTDTAVVGVLQCDLIVMAQYPGGKERSEQEFRALATETGFKGVNLICCICNFWVMEFCK, encoded by the exons ATGGAATCCTCAACCAAAAGCCAAATACCAACACAAACAGAAGAAGAGCGTAACTGCACATATGCCATGCAACTATTGACATCTTCAGTCCTCCCCTTTGTATTAAATTCAACAGTCCAATTGGAAGTTTTTGAAATATTAGCCAAAGCTAATGACACTAAACTTTCAGCTTCTCAAATTGTTACTCAAATTCCAAACTGCAAGAATCCTGATGCTGCTACTATGTTGGATAGGATGCTTTTTGTCTTGGCTAGTTACTCATTGTTTACTTGTTCCATTGTTGAGGAAGAAAATGGTGGATCGAAAAGAGTGTATGGTTTGTCACAAGTGGGAAAATTCTTTGTTAGAGATGAAGATGGTGCATCAATGGGGCCACTTTTGGCTTTGCTTCAAGATAAAGTATTCATTAACAGCTG GGTACATGGTGTATGTGCATTTGAATATTCAAAATCGGACCCAAAATTCAATGATGTTTTCAACAAGGCGATGATCAATCACACTACTGTAGTTATGAAAAAAATACTTGAAAATTACAAAGGTTTCGAGAACCTTAAAACTTTGGTTGATGTTGGAGGTGGTCTTGGAATTAACCTCAAGATGATTGCATCTAAATACCCCACAATTAAGGGCACTAATTTTGATTTGCCACATGTTGTTCAACATGCCCCTTCCTATCCTGGAACCTTGATCTCATTCTTGTTTTATT GGGTGGAACATGTCGGGGGAGATATGTTTGAAAGTGTTCCAGAAGGAGATGCTATTTTTATGAAG TGGATTCTTCACGACTGGAGTGATAGTCACAACCTCAAGTTGCTAAAGAACTGCTACAAGGCTCTACCAGACAATGGAAAGGTGATTGTTGTTGAGGCCATTCTACCAGTGAAACCAGACACTGACACAGCTGTGGTTGGCGTCTTGCAATGTGATTTGATCGTGATGGCTCAATATCCTGGAGGCAAAGAGCGATCTGAACAGGAGTTTAGAGCCTTGGCTACTGAAACCGGATTCAAAGGCGTTAACTTAATATGTTGTATCTGTAATTTTTGGGTCATGGAATTCTGCAAGTAG